A single window of Anaerocolumna chitinilytica DNA harbors:
- a CDS encoding carbohydrate ABC transporter permease, with amino-acid sequence MPTKKKKKLVDKIFTYIGLIIISCICAGPFLWMLSTSFKTGQNIYDLNFFVSNPTLSNYTGVFEFLSVPKYIGNTLVITISSIAMDVIFAALCAYPLACMEFKGKKFIMGALISSMIIPAAAGMIINYLIISKVHLLNTLVGVILPGSVKVFSIILLRQSYMGIPKEMIEAARIDGAKETRIWWQIMMPGIMPSISTIVIFDFISRWNEFLWPIIVLQDPKKYPLATALQYLNGSFNYKFGYIAAGTVISIIPIIIVFLLCQKNYIEAISGAVKG; translated from the coding sequence ATGCCGACTAAGAAGAAAAAAAAACTAGTAGATAAGATATTTACATATATCGGACTTATAATAATATCCTGCATCTGTGCAGGCCCTTTCTTATGGATGCTTTCAACTTCCTTTAAAACCGGTCAGAACATATATGATTTGAATTTTTTTGTATCGAATCCAACTCTTTCTAATTATACCGGTGTATTTGAATTTCTCTCCGTACCAAAATACATAGGAAATACCTTGGTAATTACCATCAGCTCTATCGCAATGGACGTAATTTTTGCAGCGTTATGTGCTTATCCCTTGGCCTGTATGGAGTTTAAAGGGAAAAAATTCATTATGGGAGCATTGATTTCTTCCATGATTATCCCGGCTGCGGCAGGTATGATTATCAACTACTTAATAATCAGTAAAGTTCATTTGCTGAACACCCTGGTAGGAGTTATCTTACCTGGTTCTGTTAAAGTATTCAGTATTATCCTGCTAAGACAGTCCTATATGGGAATACCAAAGGAAATGATAGAGGCAGCCAGAATCGATGGGGCAAAAGAAACCAGGATTTGGTGGCAAATTATGATGCCCGGTATTATGCCATCCATTAGTACCATTGTAATCTTTGACTTTATCAGCAGATGGAATGAATTTTTGTGGCCGATTATTGTATTGCAGGATCCAAAGAAGTATCCCCTGGCAACAGCATTGCAGTATCTTAACGGCAGCTTTAACTACAAATTCGGGTATATCGCCGCAGGAACCGTCATATCAATCATCCCGATTATTATTGTCTTCCTGCTATGTCAGAAAAACTACATCGAAGCCATAAGTGGCGCGGTGAAGGGCTAA
- a CDS encoding carbohydrate ABC transporter permease, translated as MKVKTRQTIKAYLFMAPALFMIVVFVFVPIIGSLPLMFYDYSVLGKTKFIGLDNFKRAFSDPEFWISIKNSIVFVAVVPVIQILSILLALLVNRKLKGMAIFRTLIYIPVITSMVAVSIIWGFLFDPNGVINTVLVDAGIIKNPLGFLADGKTAMLCIMFITIWQGLGYFMMLYLAGLQSVPTELEEAAIVDGANKFQTLIRIKMPMLKPYIWFCSLNSVISAVGVFDVVYVLTKGEPYNATLVMNYYSYTKAFTDFEFGYSAAIGAVQAVITSLLSIIVFVYGKKGGGMTYAD; from the coding sequence ATGAAAGTAAAGACCAGGCAAACTATAAAAGCATATTTATTTATGGCACCGGCACTTTTCATGATAGTTGTCTTTGTTTTCGTTCCGATTATCGGAAGTCTACCATTAATGTTTTATGACTATTCTGTATTGGGAAAAACCAAGTTTATTGGCTTGGATAATTTTAAACGTGCATTTAGTGATCCGGAATTCTGGATATCGATTAAAAACTCAATTGTATTTGTTGCAGTAGTGCCTGTTATACAAATTTTATCCATACTTTTAGCTTTACTTGTAAATAGAAAATTAAAGGGAATGGCAATATTCCGTACTTTGATATATATACCGGTAATTACTTCAATGGTTGCAGTATCTATTATCTGGGGATTTTTATTTGATCCTAACGGTGTGATTAATACTGTATTAGTAGATGCGGGTATCATAAAAAATCCTTTAGGCTTTCTAGCCGATGGAAAGACAGCGATGCTGTGTATTATGTTTATCACCATATGGCAGGGGCTTGGCTATTTTATGATGCTTTATTTGGCAGGTCTTCAGTCGGTACCGACGGAACTGGAGGAAGCAGCTATTGTCGACGGAGCAAATAAGTTTCAGACCTTGATTAGAATTAAAATGCCTATGTTAAAGCCATATATTTGGTTCTGTTCTCTTAACTCAGTGATATCGGCAGTCGGTGTTTTTGATGTTGTATATGTATTAACCAAAGGCGAACCTTACAATGCCACTTTGGTTATGAATTACTACTCCTACACGAAAGCATTTACTGACTTTGAATTCGGCTATTCCGCTGCTATTGGTGCTGTTCAGGCAGTTATCACTTCACTTCTAAGTATTATCGTTTTTGTATATGGTAAAAAAGGAGGAGGTATGACTTATGCCGACTAA
- a CDS encoding ABC transporter substrate-binding protein — MKKVISLCLVFVLSLTMLYGCGSNKANKEASAGNQTGNQTEDQTKATTEPTEAAKPVTIEFWTISLQPTFTDFFNGLIKEYEKENPNVTVNWTDLPYDAIQEKLVTAAAGGTSPDVVNLNTQMALTLAGKGALTDLNKEATEDQKSIYVESLYDSAKIGDSVYAFPWYASPSIMFYNKELFKKAGITEIPSNYQASFDMAKKMKDATGAYLFNPSEFFNMLFQEGIPILSDDKTKAAFNTPDTVTLLQNYKAMTDADYLPKTNWGKWDNELKLFETGKLAIISSTGSTLSRIKDEAPDVYKNIGVAGPLTGKTGLSQNALMNLVVPEASKNHQEAIKFAAYITNDASQLAFCKEVAIFPSTTTAIANDYFVSDTTTLEGIARKMSVDVSKKSMDYSLGIEGQGDIQDAVNKVYQAVITSDGDIQTALNQQEKAVNAILQK, encoded by the coding sequence ATGAAAAAAGTAATTAGCTTATGTCTGGTATTTGTTCTATCACTTACTATGCTGTATGGCTGCGGAAGCAATAAGGCAAATAAGGAAGCTTCAGCAGGAAACCAGACAGGAAATCAGACCGAGGATCAGACAAAGGCTACAACAGAACCTACGGAAGCAGCAAAACCGGTCACAATCGAATTCTGGACGATTTCACTTCAGCCGACATTTACAGATTTCTTTAACGGCTTAATTAAAGAGTATGAAAAAGAAAATCCAAATGTAACTGTTAACTGGACTGATTTACCTTATGACGCCATTCAGGAGAAATTAGTAACAGCTGCTGCCGGCGGCACCTCCCCGGATGTGGTTAACTTAAATACACAGATGGCTTTAACCCTTGCAGGAAAAGGTGCTCTGACTGATCTGAACAAAGAAGCAACAGAGGATCAGAAGAGTATTTATGTTGAAAGCTTATATGACTCTGCTAAAATCGGTGATTCCGTATATGCATTCCCTTGGTATGCATCACCGAGTATCATGTTCTACAACAAAGAATTATTTAAAAAAGCCGGTATAACAGAAATACCTTCCAACTATCAGGCTTCCTTTGACATGGCAAAGAAGATGAAAGATGCTACCGGTGCTTACCTTTTTAATCCTTCCGAATTCTTCAACATGTTATTCCAGGAAGGCATCCCTATTTTAAGTGATGATAAGACCAAAGCCGCTTTTAATACACCTGATACTGTAACCCTGTTACAGAACTACAAAGCAATGACAGATGCCGACTATCTGCCTAAGACCAACTGGGGCAAGTGGGATAATGAATTAAAGTTATTTGAGACAGGTAAATTAGCAATCATCAGCTCTACCGGTTCCACTTTATCAAGAATCAAAGATGAAGCACCGGATGTTTATAAGAACATTGGGGTTGCAGGACCTCTCACAGGAAAAACCGGTTTAAGCCAGAACGCACTTATGAATCTTGTTGTACCGGAAGCAAGTAAAAACCACCAGGAAGCAATCAAATTTGCTGCCTATATTACAAATGATGCGAGCCAGCTGGCTTTTTGCAAGGAAGTTGCAATATTTCCTTCCACAACAACTGCCATAGCAAATGATTATTTCGTTTCTGATACCACCACATTGGAAGGTATTGCTAGAAAGATGTCAGTGGATGTAAGTAAGAAATCCATGGATTATTCTTTGGGAATAGAAGGTCAGGGAGATATTCAGGATGCTGTTAATAAGGTATATCAAGCGGTTATTACCAGCGACGGAGATATTCAGACTGCGCTGAATCAACAGGAAAAGGCTGTTAATGCAATTTTGCAGAAATAA
- a CDS encoding beta-N-acetylhexosaminidase yields the protein MILNYSGCRKEIQDILKEVKDIVNVCSDEKGISLTAEEWEEKGCLITKNVSEVVIKYHKKSDFCRALLILCKKEGEDNWRHREKSSFDEFGIMLDFSRNAVMNLEKTKLFIRAVALMGYNFVGLYMEDTIEIPEEPYWGYMRGPMTAAELKEIDEYAAIFDIEIRAYIQTLAHVNQITRYEEYQKIIDTNDILLAGEERTYQLIENLVKAVSENLNSRKINIGMDEAHMVGLGKYLDKHGYSDRFKIMEEHLNRVLAICRKYGLQVQMWSDMFFRLAYGGEYYVKEDSIAAPLNIPQDVEIVYWDYYSCDRERYDRMLKNHLKIADRVGFAGGAWKWTGFAPHNAYSLEIGKAAMKACKENGIKSVVITAWGDNGGEASSFSILPALYADAEFNYTGSFEPSKFKLLTGMTFDEFMQIEAANLFSEDTTIHNNASKYLLYNDVLLGAFDTVIFEGISEFYQNAALQLKKLSSNKNYGYLFDTQSKLCSVLQYKADLGYRIKTFYDKGDRQELSRIEGVELPATLNALEEFYQAFEAQWERENKPFGFEVQCIRIGGLQKRLEYVKRQLKAYVSGEKERIEELEVKRKAFHYYEEDDINKINYNLWNKIVSPGDMG from the coding sequence TTGATATTGAATTACAGTGGGTGCAGGAAAGAGATTCAGGATATACTAAAGGAAGTAAAGGACATCGTAAATGTCTGTTCAGATGAAAAGGGCATCAGCCTGACTGCCGAGGAATGGGAAGAAAAAGGTTGCTTAATCACAAAGAATGTTTCCGAAGTTGTAATTAAATATCATAAAAAGTCTGATTTTTGCAGAGCACTTTTGATACTCTGTAAAAAGGAAGGGGAAGATAACTGGCGGCATAGGGAAAAATCCTCTTTTGATGAATTTGGTATCATGCTGGACTTTTCAAGAAATGCGGTTATGAATCTGGAAAAGACGAAACTGTTCATCCGGGCGGTTGCTCTTATGGGCTATAATTTCGTAGGTCTGTATATGGAAGATACCATAGAGATACCGGAAGAGCCCTATTGGGGCTACATGCGCGGTCCTATGACTGCCGCGGAGCTGAAAGAAATCGATGAATATGCGGCAATTTTTGATATAGAAATCAGGGCATATATACAAACGCTGGCTCATGTGAACCAGATTACCAGGTATGAGGAGTACCAAAAGATTATCGATACAAATGATATTCTTCTGGCAGGAGAAGAAAGAACCTACCAGTTGATAGAGAATCTAGTCAAAGCTGTTTCAGAGAATTTAAACAGCCGGAAGATTAATATCGGTATGGATGAAGCTCACATGGTGGGACTTGGAAAGTATCTGGATAAGCATGGTTATTCCGACCGGTTTAAAATTATGGAAGAGCATTTGAACCGCGTTCTGGCTATTTGCAGAAAATACGGATTGCAGGTGCAGATGTGGAGCGATATGTTTTTCCGTTTGGCTTACGGCGGAGAATATTATGTGAAAGAAGATTCCATAGCAGCTCCCTTAAATATACCCCAGGATGTGGAGATTGTGTATTGGGACTATTACTCCTGTGACAGGGAACGCTATGACAGAATGCTAAAGAACCATCTAAAGATAGCGGACCGGGTTGGTTTTGCAGGAGGGGCCTGGAAATGGACGGGCTTTGCACCTCATAATGCTTACAGTCTTGAAATTGGAAAAGCCGCTATGAAGGCTTGTAAGGAGAACGGTATCAAATCTGTTGTTATTACCGCCTGGGGGGACAACGGAGGAGAAGCAAGCAGCTTTTCCATCCTTCCGGCTCTTTATGCGGATGCAGAATTTAATTATACGGGAAGCTTTGAACCATCTAAATTCAAATTACTTACGGGAATGACATTTGATGAATTTATGCAGATAGAAGCAGCGAATCTTTTTTCCGAAGATACAACTATACATAATAATGCCAGCAAGTATCTGCTTTACAATGATGTATTACTGGGTGCCTTCGATACGGTTATCTTTGAGGGTATATCGGAATTCTACCAAAATGCCGCATTACAGCTGAAAAAATTAAGCAGTAATAAAAATTATGGATACCTCTTTGATACCCAGTCAAAGCTTTGTTCGGTACTGCAATATAAAGCGGATTTGGGGTACCGTATTAAGACTTTCTATGATAAAGGAGATAGGCAGGAGCTATCCAGAATTGAAGGAGTAGAGCTTCCTGCGACTTTAAACGCACTAGAGGAGTTCTATCAGGCTTTTGAGGCGCAGTGGGAGAGAGAGAATAAACCCTTTGGGTTCGAGGTACAGTGTATTCGCATAGGAGGTTTACAGAAGCGTCTGGAATATGTTAAGAGGCAGTTGAAAGCTTATGTTTCCGGTGAAAAAGAAAGAATAGAAGAGCTGGAAGTAAAAAGAAAAGCATTCCATTACTATGAGGAAGATGATATCAACAAAATCAATTATAATTTGTGGAACAAAATTGTTTCACCCGGAGATATGGGTTAG
- a CDS encoding HAD-IIIC family phosphatase, producing MKFRNLLDSLKTLDKNNLKCVSITVISNITVAPYLNVYLLKKFNEEGYYSKVNYIKFQDYMEETNKTQINQSNICIVWLNYEELFYFSSIYKSLKTGELSSNILELVEVTNMNLCKLTNAQIIWVSFENYFNKLNVCIGNVISKLYNVDEIDEINSRVRDIISKQSILIDLKRLIAIVGIGNAYNFSGKYRWLSPYSEILLAEVAKEIKKQYCIFKGINKKCLVLDCDNVLWKGIISEDGIENVKLGGIEGKFYKEFQSFLYTLYELGVILTVCSKNDLQDIKYIFNNHEEMILKEKHIACFQVNWDNKVDNIKKISKILNIDFDSMVFIDDSNFEIEAVKKIIPELRTIVFDINNIYDNLSLFNLSITVNISDVEKRNQTYKMNELRQEMLNKYTSYTEYLEELNMHISFDKITNNFFRIAELSQRTNKLTNGKRYNVSELKQLLDGDGYYLYCVRVSDKFGDLGVVGAIGIKEYESKYILDLYCLSCRALGRNIENKMINFIVSKYLIDNFFFKNTSKNAAVFELLNNTFKFI from the coding sequence ATGAAATTTAGAAATTTGTTAGACAGTTTAAAAACTTTAGATAAGAATAATTTAAAATGTGTAAGTATTACGGTAATTTCTAACATTACAGTCGCTCCCTATTTAAATGTTTATTTATTAAAGAAATTTAACGAAGAAGGATATTATTCAAAAGTAAATTATATTAAATTTCAAGATTATATGGAAGAAACAAATAAAACCCAAATAAATCAATCAAATATCTGCATAGTGTGGCTTAATTATGAAGAATTATTTTATTTTAGCTCGATTTATAAAAGTTTAAAGACTGGTGAATTATCTAGTAATATTTTGGAGTTAGTAGAAGTAACAAATATGAATCTTTGTAAATTAACAAATGCTCAAATAATTTGGGTTAGTTTTGAAAATTATTTTAATAAGCTTAACGTTTGTATAGGAAATGTCATTAGTAAATTATACAATGTAGATGAAATTGACGAAATTAATTCTAGAGTAAGGGATATTATTAGTAAGCAATCAATACTCATAGACCTAAAAAGATTAATAGCTATAGTTGGGATCGGTAATGCTTATAATTTTAGTGGTAAATATAGATGGTTATCTCCGTACAGTGAAATTCTTTTAGCTGAAGTAGCAAAAGAAATTAAAAAACAATATTGTATTTTTAAGGGGATAAATAAGAAATGCTTAGTTTTGGACTGTGATAATGTACTGTGGAAAGGAATTATAAGCGAAGATGGTATTGAAAATGTAAAACTAGGCGGTATCGAAGGAAAGTTTTATAAAGAATTTCAGAGCTTTTTATATACACTTTATGAATTAGGTGTAATCCTTACTGTTTGTAGTAAAAATGATTTACAAGACATAAAATATATATTTAATAATCATGAAGAAATGATTTTAAAAGAAAAACATATAGCTTGTTTTCAGGTAAACTGGGATAATAAAGTTGATAATATAAAAAAAATATCAAAAATTTTAAATATTGATTTTGATAGTATGGTATTTATTGATGATTCAAATTTTGAAATTGAAGCAGTTAAAAAAATTATACCAGAATTGAGAACTATCGTATTTGATATAAATAATATATATGATAACCTAAGTCTTTTTAATTTATCTATAACTGTAAATATTAGTGATGTTGAGAAACGCAATCAAACTTATAAAATGAATGAATTGCGTCAAGAAATGTTAAATAAATACACTTCATATACTGAGTATTTAGAAGAACTAAATATGCATATTTCATTTGATAAAATAACAAATAACTTTTTTCGAATAGCTGAGTTATCTCAACGGACAAATAAATTAACAAATGGTAAAAGATATAATGTATCAGAATTAAAGCAATTACTAGATGGAGATGGATATTATTTATATTGTGTTCGTGTTTCGGACAAATTCGGGGACCTAGGAGTTGTAGGTGCTATTGGAATTAAAGAATATGAATCAAAATATATACTAGATTTATATTGCTTATCATGTAGAGCACTAGGTAGAAATATTGAAAACAAAATGATAAATTTTATTGTTAGCAAATATCTTATAGATAATTTTTTCTTTAAAAATACAAGTAAAAATGCTGCCGTATTTGAATTATTAAATAATACTTTTAAATTTATTTAG
- a CDS encoding phosphopantetheine-binding protein: MNDIIIKIIDIVNEVTEDTKITEESLEMSFEELGIDSIAFISIIISLEEEFCIEIPDENLLLSELNTVHKIAELLVMLNNN, encoded by the coding sequence ATGAATGATATTATTATAAAAATTATTGACATAGTAAATGAGGTAACAGAAGATACTAAAATTACAGAAGAATCCTTAGAAATGTCATTTGAAGAACTTGGAATTGATTCAATAGCATTTATTTCTATTATTATATCATTAGAAGAAGAATTTTGTATAGAAATTCCAGATGAAAACTTGCTATTAAGTGAATTAAATACAGTACATAAAATTGCAGAGTTATTAGTAATGCTTAATAATAATTAA
- a CDS encoding Mu transposase domain-containing protein codes for MLLPASPNETALWSTATIQPDYLTTVGDCKYSGSYEFIGKKVDIRTIDNCIEVFFHNNRIASHV; via the coding sequence ATGCTGTTACCTGCTTCCCCAAATGAAACGGCCCTCTGGTCAACTGCCACCATACAACCTGATTATCTCACAACTGTCGGGGATTGTAAGTATTCTGGTTCTTATGAATTTATTGGTAAGAAAGTTGATATTCGTACTATAGATAATTGTATAGAAGTCTTCTTTCATAACAACCGTATCGCATCACATGTTTGA
- a CDS encoding cysteine peptidase family C39 domain-containing protein encodes MKKILEINENPILTTYPEFGVMFSVIDLNNPKSWDWIYSSFIQIYSIEYYKYMTHKGEVYDYIGSISSYREHLELGRYSNNMPAPTLKYLHIDQEFLKNKNNYNIIETIIQAINQGLYISLYLDWYYLPKSPCYQYKHNPHLTLIYGYDLEKRIFYARDNLDNGRYISEEIFFEDFLKSYNIQVTCVSVNNENQQNITFIKRVEAPSYQFNIQYTLEELLFYVNSYNSNKKNISNNSENMAKHFSKHFSFYYNCKLQYYNIGFYENLLNNLLFIKDADELDIRTYHLLYEHKKLMLNRVKYLIDKEFIPSHTIIIDLFENNLKLARIILSVALKLIISKNINKSKKSLEEYINILQQNEIKSMNILINEINSNL; translated from the coding sequence ATGAAAAAAATACTTGAGATTAATGAAAATCCTATCTTAACTACTTATCCAGAATTTGGCGTTATGTTTTCGGTGATTGATTTAAATAATCCTAAAAGTTGGGATTGGATTTATAGCAGTTTCATACAGATTTATTCTATAGAATATTATAAATATATGACTCATAAAGGTGAAGTTTACGATTATATAGGAAGCATTAGTTCATATCGAGAACATTTGGAATTGGGGAGATATTCTAATAATATGCCGGCTCCTACGTTGAAATATTTACATATAGATCAAGAATTTTTAAAGAACAAAAATAATTATAATATAATAGAAACAATAATACAAGCTATAAATCAAGGATTATATATATCATTATATTTAGATTGGTATTACTTGCCCAAGTCACCTTGTTATCAATATAAGCATAACCCTCATCTGACATTAATATATGGATATGATTTAGAAAAAAGAATTTTTTATGCAAGGGATAATTTGGATAATGGAAGATATATATCGGAAGAAATTTTTTTTGAGGATTTTTTGAAATCATATAATATTCAAGTAACTTGTGTGTCTGTAAACAATGAAAATCAACAAAATATTACTTTTATAAAAAGAGTTGAAGCACCAAGTTATCAATTCAATATTCAATATACATTAGAAGAATTGTTATTTTATGTTAATAGTTATAATTCAAATAAAAAAAATATATCCAATAACTCAGAAAATATGGCTAAACATTTTTCTAAACATTTTAGTTTTTATTATAATTGTAAATTACAGTATTATAACATAGGGTTTTATGAGAATTTATTAAATAACTTATTATTTATTAAAGATGCTGATGAACTTGATATACGAACTTATCATTTGTTATATGAACACAAAAAGTTAATGCTTAATCGAGTTAAATATTTAATAGATAAAGAATTTATACCTTCTCATACAATTATCATTGATTTATTTGAAAATAACTTAAAGCTAGCAAGAATTATATTATCAGTTGCACTAAAATTAATTATCTCGAAAAATATAAATAAATCAAAAAAATCTCTTGAGGAATACATCAACATATTACAACAAAACGAGATCAAGAGCATGAATATACTAATTAATGAAATAAATAGCAATCTTTGA
- a CDS encoding nucleotide sugar dehydrogenase gives MKNEYKIAVAGIGYVGLANAILLAQYHKVIAVDINESKVNMINQRKSPIVDYEIEQYLENHTLNLVATKDSIVAYKDVDYVIIATPTNFSSELNCFDTTSIEKVIDLVIKTNPEATIIIKSTVPIGYTESICKRFNSNNIIFSPEFLREGHALYDNLYPSRIIMGGCWIDSNLKENAYNFTKIYKYCTIKKNIPILYVNPSEAEAIKLFANTYLALRVSFYNELDTYAEMKNLNTKQIIRGMGLDPRIGEHYNNPSFGYGGYCLPKDTKQLLANYDGVPENLIKAIVQSNYTRKKFISEKILKLSHFSINSKDKDFGNAKPVIGFYRLIMKANSDNFRESSVIDIIESIERQVDIVIYEPECKDKMFHGNKVINNLVKFKSMSNLIVANRYSKELEDVWEKLYTRDIYISDLDDEQME, from the coding sequence ATGAAAAATGAGTATAAAATTGCAGTTGCTGGAATTGGTTATGTAGGACTAGCAAATGCTATATTATTGGCACAATATCATAAAGTTATAGCTGTTGATATTAATGAATCTAAAGTAAATATGATTAATCAAAGAAAATCACCAATAGTTGATTACGAAATAGAGCAGTACCTTGAAAATCATACATTAAATCTTGTAGCTACTAAGGATTCTATAGTAGCTTATAAGGATGTAGATTATGTAATTATTGCTACCCCAACGAATTTTAGTTCAGAGCTGAATTGTTTTGATACAACTTCTATAGAAAAAGTGATTGATTTAGTTATAAAAACTAATCCAGAGGCTACCATTATAATTAAATCTACTGTTCCAATTGGGTATACTGAGTCTATATGTAAAAGATTTAACAGTAATAATATCATTTTTTCTCCGGAATTTTTAAGAGAAGGACATGCCCTTTATGATAATCTTTACCCAAGTCGTATTATAATGGGGGGGTGCTGGATAGATAGTAATTTAAAAGAGAATGCGTATAATTTTACTAAAATATATAAATATTGTACCATTAAAAAAAATATTCCTATACTTTATGTAAATCCATCTGAAGCCGAAGCTATTAAACTTTTTGCAAATACATATCTTGCACTTAGAGTGTCATTTTACAATGAACTAGATACATATGCCGAAATGAAAAATTTGAATACAAAACAGATTATTAGAGGAATGGGTCTGGATCCTAGAATTGGTGAACATTATAATAATCCAAGTTTTGGATATGGAGGATATTGCCTACCGAAAGATACGAAACAGCTTCTTGCAAATTACGATGGAGTCCCAGAGAATTTAATTAAAGCAATTGTACAATCAAATTATACCAGAAAAAAGTTTATTTCAGAAAAAATCCTTAAACTATCTCATTTTTCAATAAATAGTAAAGATAAAGATTTTGGGAATGCTAAACCAGTGATAGGTTTTTATAGATTGATTATGAAAGCAAATTCTGACAACTTTCGCGAAAGTAGTGTCATTGATATTATTGAGAGTATAGAGAGGCAAGTAGATATTGTAATTTATGAACCAGAATGTAAAGATAAAATGTTTCATGGAAATAAGGTAATAAATAATCTTGTCAAATTTAAATCAATGTCTAACTTGATTGTAGCTAATAGATATTCTAAAGAGTTAGAGGATGTTTGGGAAAAATTATATACCAGAGATATTTATATAAGTGATTTGGATGACGAGCAGATGGAATGA
- a CDS encoding ATP-binding cassette domain-containing protein: MSQTEVRKVLANIQFRGDSVYKQINKLSGGEKTRIQLMLLMLSNANFLLLDEPSNHLDIISREALEIILNNFKGTLFIISHDRYLINKLADHILYLNEGGLQEVKGNYNTFLQTIK; encoded by the coding sequence ATGTCTCAGACAGAAGTTCGAAAAGTATTAGCAAATATTCAATTTAGAGGAGATTCAGTTTACAAACAAATAAATAAACTAAGTGGTGGTGAAAAAACAAGAATTCAATTAATGCTATTAATGCTATCAAACGCTAATTTTTTACTTCTTGATGAACCTTCCAATCACTTAGATATAATTTCCAGAGAGGCTCTGGAAATTATTTTAAACAATTTTAAAGGAACATTATTTATTATATCTCATGACCGATATTTGATAAATAAGTTAGCAGATCATATTTTATATTTGAATGAAGGTGGGTTACAAGAGGTAAAGGGTAATTACAATACATTTTTGCAAACAATAAAATGA
- a CDS encoding ATP-binding cassette domain-containing protein, whose product MVADLCFSFSQAPITKNINIEIRGGEHVFLIGPNGCGKTSFFKILVNEFTPNSGEFHFGPGVKLGYYSQILSGLNSTKFIVNEIRDRIAIDVSDRSSKSISKYSI is encoded by the coding sequence TTGGTAGCAGATTTATGTTTTTCTTTTAGTCAAGCTCCTATTACTAAAAATATTAATATAGAAATAAGAGGTGGAGAACATGTTTTTTTAATTGGACCAAATGGTTGTGGGAAGACAAGTTTCTTTAAAATATTAGTAAATGAGTTTACACCTAATAGTGGAGAGTTTCATTTTGGACCAGGTGTTAAACTAGGATATTATAGCCAGATTCTATCTGGTTTAAATTCAACAAAATTTATTGTAAATGAAATAAGAGATAGGATAGCCATTGATGTCTCAGACAGAAGTTCGAAAAGTATTAGCAAATATTCAATTTAG
- a CDS encoding ABC-F family ATP-binding cassette domain-containing protein, with the protein MPKIKNTISKIIGKKTHILLLDEPTNHLDINDLEWLENFLINYDGTILVISHESYFLDKVTTRTLEMGY; encoded by the coding sequence TTGCCAAAAATCAAAAATACAATAAGCAAAATTATCGGTAAGAAAACCCATATATTGTTATTGGACGAGCCTACAAATCATTTAGATATAAATGATTTGGAATGGCTGGAAAACTTTTTGATTAATTATGATGGCACTATTTTGGTAATATCACATGAGAGTTATTTCTTAGATAAAGTAACTACCAGAACTCTTGAAATGGGATACTAA